The Erythrolamprus reginae isolate rEryReg1 chromosome 3, rEryReg1.hap1, whole genome shotgun sequence genome contains a region encoding:
- the LHX8 gene encoding LOW QUALITY PROTEIN: LIM/homeobox protein Lhx8 (The sequence of the model RefSeq protein was modified relative to this genomic sequence to represent the inferred CDS: inserted 2 bases in 1 codon), giving the protein MYWKSSQMFVCKLEKDVPALRLATEKFPKLMAEESERGAAAAAVTGRRRKSVGDTGLVSPEVVADEDSCSSSTPLSPSSSPRSLASGSGSCGSSKCICNSCGLEIVDKYLLKVNDMCWHVRCLSCSVCRTSLGRHTSCYIKDKDIFCKLDYFRRYGTRCSRCGRHIHSTDWVRRAKGNVYHLACFACFSCKRQLSTGEEFALVEEKVLCRVHYDCMLDNLKREVENGNGISVEGALLTEQDVNHPKPAKRARTSFTADQLQVMQAQFAQDNNPDAQTLQKLAERTGLSRRVIQVWFQNCRARHKKHVSPNHSSTAPVTTVQASRLSPPMLEEMAYSAYVPQDGTMLTALHSYMDAHSLSALGLQPLLTHSXIQLPINHS; this is encoded by the exons ATGTATTGGAAGAGCAGCCAGATGTTTGTGTGTAAACTGGAGAAGGACGTGCCTGCGCTTCGCCTCGCGACGGAGAAG TTCCCGAAGCTCATGGCTGAGGAGAGCGAGCGAGGAGCAGCCGCTGCCGCCGTGACTGGAAGGAGGCGGAAAAGCGTCGGAGACACAGGGCTG GTGAGTCCAGAGGTGGTGGCTGATGAGGATTCTTGCTCTTCTTCCACCCCGCTGTCGCCATCCTCTTCGCCCCGTTCCCTGGCTTCTGGCTCAGGCAGCTGCGGGTCCAGCAAATGCATCTGTAATAGTTGTGGTCTAGAGATTGTGGACAAATACCTACTGAAG gTAAATGATATGTGCTGGCATGTACGCTGCCTTTCCTGCAGTGTATGCAGGACCTCTTTAGGAAGGCATACAAGTTGCTATATCAAGGACAAAGACATTTTCTGCAAACTAGATTATTTCAG ACGGTACGGAACACGCTGTTCTCGCTGTGGTAGGCACATCCATTCTACTGACTGGGTTCGACGAGCCAAGGGAAACGTGTATCACTTGGCCTGCTTTGCCTGTTTCTCCTGCAAAAGACAGCTCTCAACAGGAGAGGAGTTTGCTTTGGTTGAAGAGAAAGTCCTCTGTAGGGTGCATTATGATTGCATGTTAGACAACTTGAAAAGGGAAGTTGAAAATG GGAATGGTATTAGTGTAGAAGGTGCATTATTAACAGAGCAAGATGTTAATCATCCCAAACCAGCAAAAAGAGCTCGAACCAGTTTCACAGCAGATCAGCTGCAG gtAATGCAAGCACAGTTTGCTCAGGATAACAATCCAGATGCACAAACATTGCAAAAACTGGCAGAAAGAACAGGCTTGAGCAGGCGTGTGATACAA GTATGGTTTCAAAATTGTAGAGCACGCCATAAGAAACATGTTAGTCCCAACCACTCATCCACTGCTCCTGTTACAACAGTCCAAGCTTCTAGACTTTCACCACCAATGTTAGAAGAAATGGCATATTCAGCATACGTGCCACAAGATGGGACAATGTTAACAGCTCTCCATAGTTACATGGATG